From one Staphylococcus kloosii genomic stretch:
- the obgE gene encoding GTPase ObgE encodes MFVDQVKISLKAGDGGNGITAYRREKYVPFGGPAGGDGGDGASVIFEVDEGLRTLLDFRYQSHFKAKRGEGGQSSNMHGKNAENLILHVPPGTIVRSVETGEVLADLVEHGQRATVAKGGRGGRGNSRFASPRNPAPDFSENGEPGEEIEVTLELKLLADVGLVGFPSVGKSTLLSIVSKAKPKIGAYHFTTIKPNLGVVATPDNRSFVMADLPGLIEGASDGVGLGHQFLRHVERTKVIVHMIDMSGSEGRDPLEDYRIINKELSAYEHRLEERPQIVVANKMDMPNSEDNLALFKDALKDEEVDIIPLSTFTRENIDKLLYLIANKLEEVKDIDFNEEEEDLGINRVVYKHTPNQDNFTILRDDDGAYVVRGKSIERMFKMTDFNSDPAVRRFARQMRSMGIDDALRDRGCENGDIVRILGGEFEFVE; translated from the coding sequence ATGTTTGTCGATCAAGTGAAAATTTCACTAAAAGCTGGTGATGGTGGTAACGGGATTACAGCATATAGACGAGAAAAGTATGTACCGTTTGGAGGTCCAGCCGGTGGTGATGGTGGCGATGGTGCTTCGGTTATTTTTGAAGTGGATGAAGGATTAAGAACTTTATTAGACTTTAGATACCAAAGCCATTTTAAAGCTAAAAGAGGTGAAGGTGGCCAAAGCAGTAATATGCATGGTAAAAATGCAGAGAACTTAATCTTGCATGTTCCACCAGGCACAATTGTTAGAAGTGTTGAAACAGGTGAAGTATTAGCCGATTTAGTTGAACATGGACAACGTGCGACTGTAGCTAAAGGTGGTCGTGGTGGTAGAGGTAATTCACGTTTTGCATCTCCACGTAATCCGGCACCAGATTTTAGTGAGAACGGTGAACCCGGTGAAGAAATCGAAGTAACATTAGAATTAAAATTATTAGCTGACGTAGGATTAGTAGGTTTCCCAAGTGTGGGTAAATCAACTTTACTTTCTATTGTGTCGAAAGCAAAACCAAAAATAGGAGCATATCATTTTACTACAATCAAACCAAATCTTGGTGTTGTAGCAACTCCTGATAATAGAAGTTTTGTTATGGCTGACTTACCAGGTTTAATTGAAGGTGCGTCGGATGGTGTTGGATTAGGTCATCAATTTTTACGTCACGTAGAACGTACAAAAGTTATCGTGCATATGATAGATATGAGTGGCTCTGAAGGTCGAGATCCTTTAGAAGATTATCGAATTATCAATAAAGAATTAAGTGCTTATGAACATCGACTAGAAGAAAGACCTCAAATCGTTGTTGCGAATAAAATGGATATGCCTAATTCTGAAGATAATTTAGCTTTATTTAAAGATGCTTTAAAAGATGAAGAAGTTGATATTATTCCTTTATCAACTTTTACACGTGAGAATATAGATAAATTACTTTATTTAATAGCTAATAAACTAGAAGAAGTTAAAGACATAGACTTTAACGAAGAAGAGGAAGATTTAGGAATAAACCGTGTTGTTTATAAACATACTCCTAATCAAGATAATTTCACTATCTTAAGAGATGATGATGGTGCTTATGTCGTGCGTGGTAAATCAATTGAGCGTATGTTCAAGATGACTGACTTCAATAGTGATCCAGCTGTGCGTAGATTTGCTAGACAAATGCGCTCAATGGGTATTGATGATGCGTTACGAGATAGAGGCTGTGAAAATGGAGATATTGTGAGAATTCTTGGCGGAGAATTTGAATTTGTAGAATAG
- a CDS encoding ACT domain-containing protein: MDSKDYKKFYLIREDVLPESVVKTIKIKDALKSDPKLSIFEAVKKYDLSRSAFYKYRDTIFPVDEKMETTKEFTLILYVNDIVGMLAEVLNTLSRLSLSVLTIHQSIPMDQRATITVSLDAKGTDLEIDDVVASLQTIEHVSKVELISMTI, encoded by the coding sequence ATGGATAGTAAAGATTATAAAAAGTTTTATTTAATTAGAGAAGATGTATTGCCAGAATCTGTTGTGAAAACAATAAAAATTAAAGATGCTTTAAAAAGTGATCCTAAGCTATCCATATTTGAAGCAGTCAAAAAGTATGATTTATCAAGAAGTGCATTTTATAAATATAGAGATACTATTTTTCCAGTGGACGAGAAGATGGAAACTACTAAAGAATTTACATTAATCTTATATGTTAATGATATCGTGGGTATGTTAGCTGAAGTTTTAAATACCCTGTCTAGATTAAGTTTATCGGTATTGACTATTCATCAAAGTATTCCTATGGATCAGAGAGCAACAATTACTGTCTCTTTAGATGCCAAAGGAACAGATTTAGAAATTGATGACGTTGTAGCGTCATTACAAACGATTGAACATGTATCTAAAGTAGAATTAATAAGTATGACAATATAA
- the ruvA gene encoding Holliday junction branch migration protein RuvA yields the protein MYAYIKGNLTQLFPTHLVVETAGIGYEIQTPNSYRFQRYLDQEVKVFTSFIVREDAQLLYGFINEEEKDMFLNLIKVTGIGPKSALAILATSTPSEVIQAIENENDAYLTKFPGIGKKTARQIVLDLKGKVQVTEEKAENLLTHDKASDTNDGVVKEAILALEALGYSKRELTKVEKTLSKETCESVDEAVKRGLQLLVS from the coding sequence TTGTACGCATATATTAAAGGTAATTTAACTCAATTATTTCCAACACATTTAGTCGTTGAAACGGCAGGCATTGGTTATGAAATTCAAACGCCTAATTCATATCGTTTCCAACGCTACTTAGATCAAGAAGTGAAGGTTTTCACTTCATTTATAGTGAGGGAAGATGCACAACTGTTATATGGTTTTATTAATGAAGAAGAAAAAGATATGTTTCTTAACTTAATCAAAGTAACAGGTATCGGACCTAAATCTGCACTTGCGATTTTAGCCACAAGTACGCCTTCAGAAGTGATTCAAGCAATCGAAAATGAAAATGACGCTTATTTAACTAAATTTCCAGGCATTGGTAAAAAGACAGCGCGTCAAATTGTGTTAGATTTAAAAGGTAAAGTACAAGTAACTGAAGAAAAAGCTGAAAATCTATTAACACATGATAAAGCTAGCGACACTAACGATGGCGTAGTTAAAGAAGCGATTTTAGCGCTTGAAGCGTTAGGTTATTCTAAACGTGAACTTACTAAAGTTGAGAAAACATTAAGTAAAGAAACTTGTGAATCAGTCGATGAAGCAGTTAAAAGAGGTTTACAATTGTTAGTTTCTTAA
- the ruvB gene encoding Holliday junction branch migration DNA helicase RuvB encodes MDDRMVDQSLHEDETSFELSLRPKRIRQYIGQSSIKNNLEVFIKAAKLREEPLDHVLLFGPPGLGKTTLSNIIANEMEVNIRTISGPSIDRPGDLAAILSGLQPGDVLFIDEIHRLSSVVEEVLYSAMEDFFLDIVIGKGDEARSIRIDLPPFTLVGATTRAGSLTAPLRDRFGVQLRLEYYKDTELKEIIVRTAEVLGTSIDEDSAIELAKRSRGTPRVANRLLKRVRDFQQVNEDEHIFIETTKQALKLLQVDEEGLDYIDHKMMQCILDQYNGGPVGLDTIAVSIGEERVTIEDVYEPFLIQKGFIERTPRGRKATPYAHEHFRNIRKR; translated from the coding sequence GTGGATGACAGAATGGTTGATCAATCATTACATGAAGATGAAACATCATTTGAATTATCGTTAAGACCAAAAAGAATACGTCAATATATCGGTCAATCTTCAATTAAAAATAATTTAGAAGTGTTTATTAAAGCGGCTAAATTAAGAGAAGAACCTTTAGACCATGTATTACTTTTCGGGCCCCCAGGTTTAGGAAAAACAACTTTGTCTAATATTATCGCAAATGAAATGGAGGTTAATATTAGAACAATTTCTGGCCCGTCTATCGATAGACCAGGAGATTTAGCAGCAATATTATCTGGGTTACAACCGGGTGATGTATTATTTATTGATGAAATTCATAGATTAAGTAGTGTAGTAGAAGAAGTTTTATATTCAGCGATGGAAGACTTCTTTTTAGATATCGTAATTGGAAAAGGCGATGAAGCTAGAAGTATTAGAATAGATTTGCCACCTTTCACTTTAGTAGGTGCGACAACAAGAGCGGGTAGTTTAACTGCACCATTAAGAGACCGCTTTGGTGTGCAATTACGCTTAGAATATTATAAAGATACAGAACTTAAAGAAATTATAGTTAGAACAGCTGAAGTTTTAGGTACTTCTATTGATGAAGATAGTGCAATAGAATTAGCTAAGAGAAGTCGTGGGACACCACGTGTTGCGAATAGATTGTTAAAACGTGTTCGTGATTTCCAACAAGTTAATGAAGATGAGCATATATTTATTGAAACTACAAAACAAGCATTGAAGCTTTTACAAGTTGATGAAGAAGGCTTGGATTATATCGACCATAAAATGATGCAATGTATTTTAGATCAATATAATGGAGGCCCAGTTGGCTTAGATACAATTGCAGTTTCTATAGGTGAAGAACGCGTAACGATAGAAGATGTATACGAACCTTTCCTTATTCAAAAAGGCTTTATCGAACGAACGCCTAGAGGACGTAAAGCAACACCTTATGCTCACGAACACTTTAGAAATATAAGAAAGAGGTAG
- the queA gene encoding tRNA preQ1(34) S-adenosylmethionine ribosyltransferase-isomerase QueA, which produces MDIEDFDYHLPEALIAQTPLKDRDQSRLLVLGKNSGDIDHRHFKDVIDYFNQGDTLVLNDTRVMPARLFGIKEETGSKVEMLMLTQLEGNDWEVLLKPAKRIQIGDKLNFGEGKIIAECIETLNQGGRIMRLHFEGILQERLDELGEMPLPPYIKERLDDPERYQTVYAKEIGSAAAPTAGLHFTDELLSQIKQKGVNVAFITLHVGLGTFRPVSVDNIDDHEMHSEYYQMTQETADLLNATKENGGRIISVGTTSTRTLETIRQNNSQFEAESGWTDIFIYPGFDFKGVDGLITNFHLPKSTLVMLVSAFSSRENILNAYNQAVAEQYRFFSFGDAMLII; this is translated from the coding sequence TTGGATATTGAAGATTTTGATTATCATTTGCCTGAAGCATTGATAGCACAAACACCATTAAAAGATAGAGACCAAAGTCGCTTATTAGTATTAGGTAAAAATTCTGGTGACATTGATCATCGTCATTTTAAAGACGTTATAGATTACTTTAATCAAGGTGATACTTTGGTGCTAAACGATACACGAGTAATGCCAGCGCGTTTATTCGGTATTAAAGAAGAAACAGGCTCTAAAGTAGAAATGTTAATGCTAACTCAATTAGAAGGTAATGATTGGGAAGTATTATTAAAGCCTGCAAAAAGAATTCAAATTGGTGATAAATTAAACTTTGGTGAAGGTAAAATAATCGCAGAATGTATTGAAACGTTAAACCAAGGTGGACGTATTATGCGTCTTCATTTTGAAGGTATATTACAGGAGCGTTTAGACGAATTAGGTGAAATGCCATTACCTCCATATATCAAAGAACGTCTTGATGACCCTGAGCGTTATCAAACTGTTTATGCTAAAGAAATTGGTTCAGCTGCAGCACCAACTGCCGGGCTTCATTTTACAGATGAATTATTATCACAAATAAAACAAAAAGGTGTGAATGTTGCATTTATTACTTTGCACGTTGGACTGGGTACATTTAGACCGGTAAGTGTAGACAATATAGACGATCATGAAATGCACAGTGAATATTACCAAATGACACAGGAAACTGCTGACTTATTAAACGCTACGAAAGAGAATGGCGGTCGTATCATTTCTGTAGGTACAACTTCAACTAGAACATTAGAAACTATTCGCCAAAACAATAGTCAGTTTGAAGCTGAAAGTGGGTGGACAGATATATTTATCTATCCAGGATTTGATTTTAAAGGCGTGGACGGTTTAATAACAAATTTCCACCTACCTAAATCAACACTCGTAATGTTAGTATCAGCATTTAGTTCAAGAGAAAATATATTAAATGCATATAACCAAGCAGTAGCTGAACAATATAGATTTTTCAGTTTTGGCGATGCCATGTTAATTATTTAG
- the tgt gene encoding tRNA guanosine(34) transglycosylase Tgt encodes MPAVTYEHIKTCKQSGARLGIVHTPHGSFETPMFMPVGTKATVKTMSPEELHQMEAKIILGNTYHLWLQPGNDIIRKSGGLHQFMNWDGPILTDSGGFQVFSLSNLRKISEEGVEFRHHTNGSKLFLSPEKAMQIQNDLGSDIMMAFDECPPMPSEYKYVKDSIERTTRWAERCLKAHNRKEDQALFGIIQGGEYKDLRQQSAEELVALDFPGYAIGGLSVGEPKPVMYDMVEHTEQYMPKDKPRYLMGVGSPDALIECSIRGMDMFDCVLPTRIARNGTCMTSEGRVVIKNAKYAEDFGPLDPNCDCYTCKNYSRAYLRHLIKAEETFGIRLTTYHNLQFLLKLMENIRQAIREDRLLDFKEEFFEQYGLNVDNPKNF; translated from the coding sequence ATGCCTGCAGTTACATATGAACATATAAAAACATGTAAGCAATCTGGCGCGCGTTTAGGAATTGTACATACACCACACGGTTCGTTCGAAACACCTATGTTTATGCCAGTTGGAACTAAAGCTACAGTTAAGACAATGAGTCCAGAAGAACTTCATCAAATGGAAGCTAAAATCATTTTAGGAAACACGTATCATTTGTGGTTACAACCAGGAAATGATATTATTCGTAAGAGTGGGGGATTACATCAATTCATGAATTGGGATGGTCCGATACTTACTGACTCAGGTGGTTTTCAAGTATTTAGTTTAAGTAATTTGAGAAAAATTTCTGAAGAAGGCGTAGAATTTAGACACCATACTAATGGGTCAAAATTATTTTTAAGTCCTGAAAAAGCGATGCAAATTCAAAACGATTTAGGTTCAGACATTATGATGGCATTCGATGAATGTCCACCAATGCCTTCTGAATATAAATATGTTAAAGACTCTATCGAACGTACGACACGTTGGGCTGAAAGATGTTTGAAAGCGCATAATCGTAAAGAAGATCAAGCGTTATTTGGTATCATTCAAGGTGGAGAATATAAAGATTTGAGACAGCAAAGTGCTGAAGAACTCGTTGCTTTAGATTTTCCAGGGTACGCTATTGGTGGTTTATCAGTAGGTGAACCTAAACCGGTAATGTATGATATGGTTGAACATACTGAACAATATATGCCAAAGGATAAACCAAGATATTTAATGGGAGTTGGTTCTCCAGATGCTTTAATTGAATGTAGCATTCGTGGCATGGATATGTTTGATTGTGTATTACCAACACGTATAGCTAGAAATGGCACATGCATGACTTCTGAAGGACGCGTAGTTATTAAAAATGCTAAATACGCTGAAGATTTTGGTCCATTAGATCCAAATTGCGATTGTTATACATGTAAAAATTACTCTAGAGCTTATTTAAGACATCTCATTAAAGCAGAGGAAACTTTTGGAATACGTCTTACTACATACCATAATTTGCAATTTCTGCTTAAATTAATGGAAAATATTAGACAAGCAATTCGTGAAGACCGTCTGTTAGATTTTAAAGAAGAATTTTTTGAACAATACGGACTTAATGTAGATAACCCTAAAAACTTTTAA
- the yajC gene encoding preprotein translocase subunit YajC: MQLTSLILPILLLALMWFFLIRPQQKKAKEHREMVQQIRSGQRVTTIGGIKGTVRSVDETTVVLTLNGNGTEITLEKPAIKQVDPS; encoded by the coding sequence ATGCAATTAACATCATTAATTTTACCAATTTTATTATTAGCATTAATGTGGTTCTTTTTAATTAGACCACAACAAAAGAAAGCGAAAGAGCATCGTGAAATGGTGCAACAAATTCGTTCAGGTCAACGTGTTACAACTATCGGTGGTATCAAAGGCACTGTAAGAAGTGTTGACGAAACTACTGTAGTACTTACTTTAAATGGTAATGGCACAGAAATTACACTTGAAAAACCTGCAATCAAACAGGTAGACCCATCATAA